The window tgactacagagattggcaggagaacctgactggaacctggacactgaacctgactggagagcctggacagaacctggctggagaacctagcgagggaacatggctacagaacctctctggagatccgaagcagaacctctctggagattgtggctacagaacctggctaggctgctgatcaactgaacgctatctccgtatcattccttcttcgccgactccgtccacacctttggggacccctggacccgctggggcaggaccccggcaacttttctatatttatgtatataagtTTGTGGGTATATATGTGCAGCACACATgtgcaaatgaaattttaaaagtaaagaatcCCTCTTCACTCTGGGTTATTTTGCTCAATCATTTATAACTTCTGTAGCACTACTAAGTAGGAACCTTCATCTGAAATTCTCAAAATGGTAATTGTATCATGGCTGTGTGTTGTAAATAGCAGAAATCCCACCACAAATGAGCATGAGCAAAACAGGAGATTTGTTGGCCCACGGGAGCCTTCACATGCAATTAGATCCAGAAACCCATTCAGTGTCTGTCTTTGCCACTGTCTGTTTCTCGGCAAATCAAATAGGAAGTACTATacatttagggcagtgaaaatcgTCATTTGtgtgagagaaaccaagatggcggcataggttaacgccggagattgctgccctcgaacaaccacttcagagatataactaaaggacagaacagacagcatccagaaccacaggaaggctggctgagtggaaattctacaactaggaggaaagagaatatcatacccacactcagaggaggcgcagtgctgaagtgaaatactgaggtgcggagtgcgcgcgcggagcgggctggcggcggagggcacagttgttgttttcaatcgggagggagtttcagactctgagctccagatacaggtgagtctctggggacccagactcaaacgggagaagtgggactatctggcttcggtcggaactcaaaggcagctttctctccgaggtttgcagccattgctgggactctgagaggcagagcccctggggaaggaactgagagcagccataactgctcgctccgcccgccctgtagatccccggggacctgcccctcccaagccctgcgcagaaccatttgccggatagcctcaggcaaaggctagattagcaccgccctagagatccagcacagaagctctcccactgcagacacagctgactctcatagccagttagcccggaggtcaaatcacccccggtattgccgacatcaatcaaggcttaaaggcaacaagactgcgcacaaagaccacttgggggtgtaccaagaaagcataaaaaatgcggagacaaagaaacaggacaaaactgtcaatggaggacaTTGAGTTCAgagccacacttttaaggtctcttaagaactgtctagaaactgccgataaacttaatgagatctacaagaaatctaatgggacccttgatgttgtgataaagaaccaactagaaattaagcatacactgactgaaataaagaatattatacagactcccgacagcagaccagaagagcgcaagaatcaagtcaaagattcgaaatgcgaagaagcaaaaaacacccaaccggaaaagcaaaatgaaaaaagaatccaaaaatacgaagatagtgtaaggagcctctgggacagcttcaagcgcaccaacatcagaattataggggtgccagaagatgagagagagcaagatattgaaaacctatttgaagaaataatgacagaaaacttcccccacctggtgaaagaaatagacctacaggtccaggaagcgcagagaaccccgaacaaaaggaatccaaagaggaccacaccaagacacatcataattaaaatgccaagagcaaaagacaaagagagaatcttaaaagcagcaagagaaagaaacccagttacctacaagggaatacccatacgactgtcagctgatttctcaacagaaactttgcaggccagaagggagtggcaagaaatattcaaagtgatgaatgccaagaacctacaaccaagattactttatccagcaaagctatcattcagaattgaaggtcagataaagagcttcacagataaggaaaagctaaaggagttcatcaccaccaaaccagcattatatgaaatgctgaaaggtatcctttaagatgaggaagaagaaaaaggtaaagataaaaattatgaacaacaaatatgcatctatcaacaagtgaataaataatctggtgatcataatagaatcagggacatagaaagggaatggactgactattcttgggggggaaatgggtgtgggagatgcgaaaagagactggacaataatcgtgcacctatggatgaggacagtgggtggagagtgagggcggagggtggggtgggagctgggaggatggggggggggaagaggaacaaatgtaataatctgaacaataaagattcaattaaaaaaaacacgaAAATCGTCATTTGTGTAATAGTTTGTGTTGATTTATGAAAATTATGATGGGTAGTTATTCATTTGTATATTCTTACTCCAGATTATTtatgacaggattaaaatgaataataaggAATACTAGCTTCATATATTTGATGGATTTTTCTAGTTAAAGTAAACCTTTTGTATTTAtgttttcccagctttattgagatggaATTGACATATAACCTTATGTAAGTTTAAGGTAATATGACGATTTGGTACATGTGTATATTGCAAAATGCTCACCACCATAAGATTCGATAACACAGTCATCACTTCACGtcattacatattttaattctGAGGCAGTGTCAGCGGGCTGATTCTGTCCCCTGTGCCTGAGACATACTTTCAGCAGTTGTTTTTATCATGCTCACACTTGCTTATCTTTAAGGGTTTCATGTATTTTAACACTGATTTACTATAAAGTCTGAATATTTAGGTGATACATAAATGACTCACATTTTAATTtggtgaaaaaaattaagaagtttACACATCatagaggaaaaaataataagttgATCCAAATATCCATTGGCAACCTGGGTTACCTAATAGCTAAAGCATTTAGCCACAGATTTTTTTCAAACTTGTTGCTGGGGAAGATTACAATAGTACAGAAAGTTACGCTGCCTGGTGGAGAAGCAGCACGACCCGGCCAGGAGCCGGAGTCTCTCACCCCGAGGCAGTCCCTCCATGCTCTTGCCTCACACACAGCCCCCTCAGAGGCATCTGCTGTCCTGAGCTGATCACTTTGGCTcttctttttcagttttccatttaaaCTTGCATGCTGACTATAGCttagttttgcttgttttgtttttgtagaaaGGAAATCATACAGTTTGtgcttttttcactcaacatcGTCATTGTTGTGCACAGTTAGGGAGCGAAGGTAGGGTGGGAACAGGCTGGATTGCATATCTTTCAGAGGACAAATAACAACTCCAACTGATGGCAGCCCTGTAATGTTCTAGAGTTTAGGTTATTATTTGAGTTCTTTGAGGGACCTTAGAGTCATAACGAGACAGATGAAGTATTTGCTGAGAACTCTAGCAGCTGGTACCCCACCTTCCCAGGAGGGATAATCACCAGGTTGTTTTCTGCATTCCAGGAAGAACACTGCGCTGGCTGCACTTCCAGTGATGCCACCAGTGCTCCTGGCTCCCACCAGCTCTGCCCAGAAGTGCCTCTCAGAGGCAGGAATCGATGAAATTTGTCAAGCCGATGCGTGGGTTTGCTAGAATTGGCCTTAGAATTAAAGtaggtctctttttttttattgtatatttgaacATTTGGCATTTTCTTTGTGTGCTACCAGGAAGCCCCCTtctgcatttttatatatatgaacACTATGATTATTTAACACTATATCTTAACATATTCAAAGGTCtgatagtgttttttttttttttttttttaaatatattttattgattttttacagagaggaagggagaaagacagagagccagaaacattgatgagagagaaacaccgatcagctgcctcctgcacatcccccactggggatgcgcccacaacccaggtacatgcccttgaccggaatcgaacctgggacccctcagtccgcaggccgacgctctatccactgagccaaaccggtttcggctgatagTGTGTTTTTGTGAAGAAGGAAAGCTCTGTTTCAAGTAATAGTTCAGTATTATCTAAGCAAATGATTTATGTTTACTGAAATATAAACTAGAAATTGTGGCCAGCCCAACATAAAACATTCCTGCCACTCTTCTAATGGTTGGAAGTTTGGCACAGGGAGTATTAATGTGACCCACTGACAACATAGTGTATTCTCACATTATAAGTGGGGATCGGGCCTatgccatcagtaggacatcccctgagggctcctggattggggagggagcaggttgggctgagggaccccatccccactgagcacgaatttcgtgctccgtgcctctagtctatcctatctaataatagacaaacatggtaattaaccatacctctgacacgcttcccattggctaatcagggtgatatacatattaactgccaaccaagatggcggctggcagccaggcagctgaagcgaacaggaggcttgcttgcttcagtgatggaggaagccaaggtttcccacctgccgctgctggcctctgagctgcactctaagaaacaatgttgcaattatagaagctaaacaaaccccagaaacctgctttcagccagccggactcagagctggagctgaaacagtgtttcaattatagaagtcaaacaaacccagatatctgctttcagcagctgagttctcagagctggagctgagcctcagagctaaagccggctctcagctccagtgacagccatagaaggtaaataaatcccagaattaaaaaaaagaaaaaaaggagaggttgggagcttcagtcacccgccagcctgaaaatggccctcagcctctcacccagacaggctaggcaccccagtggggacccccaccctgaagggtgtgtgaccagctgcaaacagccatcataccctcatccaggctggccaggcacccaagcgggacccccaccctgatccggggcaaccttcagggcaaactagctggcccccacccatgcaccaggcctctatcctatatagtaaaagggtaataggaaaactgaccctaacagcagaaggactgggaatgactgatcactatgacacacactgaccaccagggggaagacgctcaatgcaggagctgccctctggtggtcagggcgctctcacatgggaggagctctgctcagccacaagccaggctaatggctgccagtacagcggtggtggcgggagcctctcctgcctccttagcagtgctaaggatgtctgactgcagttttgGCCTGcatcccgctggcaagtggacatcccctgagggctgctgggctgccagagggatgtctgattgccatcttaggcccaatcccctggggagtgggcctaagccagcaggtggtcatcccctgaggggtcccagactgtgagagggcacaggccgggctgaggggacccccccccccgagtgcacaaatttttgtgcactgggcctctagtatgcatataaaaggctaataagcaaagtGTTCCCTCGCAAGTTTGATCAGGAGAACGGGAGTTCagtcgctcgctatgacgtgcgctgaccaccgggggtggTGTAGACCATGGCGGGTGATCAATGGTGGTggcggggtgctgagggagtgagagatggAGGAAGTGGGGGTCGGGGGGAATCGTGCTGTGGCGGTGCATGGGTAGTGAGGGAAGAAgtggctggccaggcctaagaaccctacccgtgcatgaattttgtgcactgggcctctagtttatcttaTAAGTGGAAGTTTGCACCTTTGACCACCTTCTGCCAATTCCCTGTCCCTTTACCCCCTACTTACGGTAACCACAAATCTAATCTTTAGATCTCtttttctatgtgtgtgtgtgtgttttatttatttattttttttagatttcacatataagatCACATTTATgcccagccggcttggctcagtggttgagcatcgacctatgaacctggaggtcacggttcaattcctggtcagggcacgtgcctaggttgtgggctcaatccccagttgggggcatgcaggaggcagctgataaatgattctctctcatcactgatgtttttatctccctctccctctccctctcccttcctctctgaaatcaataaaaaagaaaaaagatcacaTTTACGgctgacttattttactttagCATAATGCCTTAAAAGTCCATACATGTTGCAGAAAATGACAGGTTttctcttttatggctgaataattccattgtgtgtatgtatgagtgtgtatTTATTAtgcctttatccattcatccatcaatgggcACTGAGgttgtttccatgccttggctattgtaagCAATGCTGCTGTGAACCTTGGAGTGCCTGTACCTCTTTGATAtggtgttttcatttcctttggatatattcccagaggtGGGGTTACTAGATTATATggtggttccatttttaattttttgagaaacttccatacagttccatagtggctgcatcaatttacagtcccaccaacagtgcacaagggttcccttttcaacacacctcaccagcatttgttatctCTTGTATTTTTAACCATAGCTACTCTAATaggcatgaggtgatatctcattgtggttttgatttgcattttattattagtGATGGTGAGAACCTTTACATGTACCTGTTGACCATTCATATATCTTCTTGGgggaaatgtctgttcaggtcctttgcccattttaaaatgtaattattattattgctactgagttgtatgaattctttatatattttggatattaacccctaatCCAGTATAtgacttacaaatattttttttccatcccataagttatttttttaatgatcatttctttgctgtgcagaagctttttagtttgatggagTACCActtgtttactttttgttttgttgcttgtGCCTGAGGTGTCATATTCAAAAATTCATTGCAAGATCCAGGCCAAGAagcttttctcctgtgttttcttttaggagtcttacatttaagtctttaatccattttgagttaatttttgtgagtggtgtaagGTAGGGTTCTAATTTTATTACACAAAAGCCTTTTGTTGGTGTTTCTGTAGGTATACTCTGGCTTTCTACGCTTTTAGATGTAATTTTGCTTATTTATCCCCATtgaatattttgctctctcttttcctgatgtcattatgtgtgtgtttacatacgtttttttctttttcacacaaCTTCACACACAGCAGTTCTTTTGATGGCAATCAAGGCAATCACTGCTATTACTATCCACTTCAGTGTGCCTGTGATTCAGATGGTGTGAGGCAGCTGCAAGGAGAATGTAGCAGGTTCAGTTTGGATGGGCCTTTGTCTGTGTGGCTACCAGGACAACAGAATGAATGGGAGCTGTCCAGTAAGTAAACCACCtgcccaggaggagggaccatTCTCTTGGCAGCTAGGACCCAGTGTGATAGAGCACCTTCTCATCTTTGACTGTCATCCTGGAGTTGTTCATCCCACAGGAGAATACAAAGTCTCTTGGTAGAACTGTGGGCAAGAATGTTTTGTAGTGATTTGGGCACATGTATTCTGAACATAATCAGgatcagaaatgaagaaaatatctaGGATACACAGAAGGAAAAGGAATACAGGAGTTATGCTTGtgtctgtatgtcctttttgtgTGTAAGAGTGGATAGATAGTAACTAGCTTAGGGTAGTAATTATGaaatgcacatatatatatatatatatatatatatatatatacacacacacacatatatatatatatatatatatatatatatatagagagagagagagagagagagagagagagagacagagacagagagagagacagagacagagagagagagtaaactttattttaaaaaaatcctacctatattttttggttgatgttAGGTTCTATTTATTGATTGACTTCCTTTTCCCACCAAGAATATCTTGCTACAAATATTCATTATATTATACATTCTTGTATTATATGCTCAATTAAAAATGTAGTTAAAGTCATGAGTAAAAAGGAAGGTAATATCTATTCATTTACTAGTTATTCATGATTTCAGAAATGATACAAGTTTAGCTACCCactgcctcttctttttttataatttttttttattaatactcacctgaggatattttttcaattgatttttttttaagagagagtggaagggagtgggggagacagagaatcaaacccaagatccttcaaTCTGTGGGCCGAagctttaaccactgagaaaactggccagggcctgcctcTTCTCTTTTAAGGCAGCATGACCCATAGGAAACTTTAAATTCTAGCATAGTTGCACTCAATTTCTCAGGACTGTTATGGCAGCCTTCTGCTGTTAttgcttggggggtggggggtggggcggagggAGATGCTCAGaaattcaatacatttttatatttttccaagtaAAACATAATTTAAGACAAACCTACTATCAAAGTCATATatattaaagcaaaataaaatttatttggatATTTTTCATATTGCTTCTCCCTTCTACTAGTACTAATAATTGAGAACTAACTGTGCACATGAAATCAGCCTTCAGTCATTTGTCCAAAGCCAGTAATAACAACTAAAGGCTGACAGTAAGGACAGTTGATATTTTGCTTTCTGTTCACTACAGAAAGAGAGTTTACATAAGCTAAGGTATGCAGGTGGGTACACCTTGAGTGCTTCTTGGTAGCTGTGCAGGTGTGACTCTTCATCTTTGCAGCTATAGCTGTGCATGGTTATCGTGTTTACTCCTGTTTCTTGAGAATTAGACTTGGCCTGTTATAGTGCTTACGTCAGGCATCATGGGCTTCACTCTTCCTTGAGTGCATGTGTATGAACAACTATGGCTTTTAAGACTAGTACTGAAACAAAGAGTTTGAAATTGAATAGTCAAATGGTGAAGGCATTTATAACAGATTTCTTTTCACTGGGAAGGTGAGGGTAGTCTTATTGTATTTAAATATGCTGTCATCTCTATCAGAGTACTTTCTGAAAACACATGATAAGCATTTATCCTGAAGGGTTCTCTTCTTTTGTGTGTTCCTAAGCACTATTGAGGGTATTTAGACAACTGGTATTTACACCAAGGACATTCTGAATTAGTTTGTAGCGAGTTGAATTTGATGACAAGGTATCTATTTCGGATGTGTCTCATTCTATTTTCAAAGAGGCCGGGATTTGTTAGAGGTTCCAGAAAGAAAATCACTACCTAGCTATATACTCACAGTGCTCTGGTGTATATTTTACGCCACTAAGATTCTTAATTCCTTCTTTACATTTATACTTGGGGGCTAAAAAAGCTAAGCATGGAGATAACACGTTTCTATTCTGGAGGCAGAAATGTGTGAAAAGATGAAGGGGATTTAACCTTTTAAGTTTACTGCTCCAGTAGAATCCTCACTATATTAGAATCTCTTTTTTCCTTTGCAGACCCCTCATGTGGCCTTTTCAGATATGCATTTGAGACAGAGTGAAATGTAGAGGCTGAAATGCCTGGAAGATTTCTTGTTTCTGTCACCACTTTTCCTGGCTTTTAACTCTGCCTGATTTGAATGATGTGATATTCAGAGGGACACCTTCACTGAAGTCGTTCTCCAAAAAGACACATCTGCCCAAAGATTGTATATATAATCCAAGATGGCTAATCAGCCACCAGAAGACGCTGCAGAGTCTCAGGTCTCTGACGAGCTCGAATGTAAGATCTGCTATAATCGATACAATCTGAAACAGAGGAAACCAAAAGTGCTGGAATGTTGTCACAGGGTTTGTGCCAAATGCCTCTATAAGATCATAGACTTTGGGGACTCCCCCCAAGGCGTCATCGTCTGTCCCTTCTGTAGGTTTGAGACATGCCTGCCAGATGATGAAGTTAGTAGCCTGCCCGATGACAACAACATCCTCGTGAACTTGACTTGTGGGAGCAAAGGCAAGAAGTGCCTGCCAGAAAACGCCACTGAGCTGCTGCTGACCCCTAAGAGGCTGGCCTCTCTTGTCAGTCCTTCTCACACTTCCTCCAACTGTCTGGTTATAACCATCATGGAGGTGCAGAGAGAAAGCTCCCcatctctgagctccactcctgTGGTAGAATTTTATAGGCCTGCAAGTTTTGACCCTGTTACCACCGTGTCACACAACTGGACTGTGTGGAACTGTACTTCCCTGCTGTTTCAGACATCCATCCGGGTGTTGGTTTGGTTGCTAGGTTTGCTCTACTTCAGCTCCTTACCCTTAGGGATCTACCTGCTGGTCTCTAAGAAGGTCACCCTTGGGGTCATCTTTGTTAGCCTCGTCCCTTCGAGCCTGGTTATTCTGATGGTGTATGGTTTTTGCCAGTGTGTGTGTCATGAATTTCTAGACTGTATGGCACCTTCTTAATTGATACTGCAAACTAAGAAATTTGACACACATTGCAATGTTTCAAATTAGGTAATTTATCACAGattttatattctctatgctTAGACATATTGGCCATATGTCTGTGGTCCATTTTTCCATCAAATGTTGACACAGTGAGTTTTCATGTGTGCTGGAAGTacaaatgtttatttctatttagGTGTTAGCAGAGAAGCAAAAATATGTAAGCTAAGCCTTCATGGAGCTCTTTGCATGAGTCTTCCCAGAGAATGGTCAGGATTTCACTCAGCCCTGCTAGGTGGACCCTGAGGGGCTGGGCAGAAGTGTTAGCCTGCAGTGGAGTCTTCATGGAAGGTTAGGAATGACCTGATTCCTCTTCTCATCATCGTTGATAATCTATGATGCAGGGTGAACGCAAGAGGAGAGCTGTTCCAAGACACATCCACTAGAAAAGGGAGCACCCCCCACAGCTCTGTTGTTGGGGCTCCCCGCGTTCCCCTCAGCGGTTTCTCTTAGAAGTAATGCTGCTCTGTGTGGGCTGCTACTTGACTTGAGGTGCTTGTTTCCTTTGCACGTGCTCCCTTGTCAAGAGGAAGCTGGGTGGGCCTCATTCCCTTGTGTGGTTTTAGTCAAATATCTGTCTGCCACAATATACTAAAGAGAACTAAAAACATTAAGTCATTTGCATGAAAGGAAACTTCATGACAGTATGGCCACTTGTCTTTGAGACGCAGCCTTTCCCcatatttatttcctctctcctctACTCTCTGAAATTCTCACAGAGCAGTTATAGTTCATGGAAATCTTCATTTGCATCTTTCCTTAAAACGTTTcagtttagttttttgttttaaactacaTGGTTCACTTAGCCCCACCCCTTATCCTGAGAGGGCTTCATTTAAATTAGTTGCTATAAGTTTatgaaggttttgttttttttccattgtaaAGTATATTGACTAATTTAACTTAATCCTATAACAATTTGGGGGTAAATTGTGATAGTGGAAACccagaaagaatgaatgagatgTTCTGGTTCACAGTGTGACGTGCTGAGAGCCTAAATATTTTGCTGTGCTCTACTGAGTTAGCCAAAGTGTAAGGCTTAGGTTTGCGTGCCAGGCTATTGCAACAGGCCAGGCAAAAAGATGAGCAAGAAGCAGACAAGGCTGGTGCCCTACTGGAAACGACCCTTCCAGGAAGTGAAGTGAAGGTGGCGGAGTCAGTTTTAGAACAGATTCAAGCTCTTACACAATTTATTTCAAGTAAAATATAAGCTATGTGACTTCAGTGAATGAACTTCTTTCAAGATGTAGGGGAAGTTGAATGTACATATTTATGAAAAGAAATTGTTCAGCATATTTTAGGTTTGAAGGAATAGAATTTCCACAGAAACTAGACAACAAAAAGCTTTTTAATCTCTAAAAACCATTACTGAtgattaacattaaaatatttataactctTAGAAAGGGGCATTACTAAGACAACTTTAGCTTATTTGTGATGAAACATTTGTTGCGTGATATAGTTACAGTGGACCAGTTCCAAACCCCTTATTCAGGAAACATTGACACTTATTTCTAGAATAGTAGTTTGATTTCAATGATATAACTATTAACTTTGAGACTATGTATGCCCAAGGTAAGTATGACAGCAAAGTGTATGTGGGATATGGTCCAATGAATTTCAGATCCAGCTAAATACACTTACGATTTAATAAACTCTACTTTTAGATGGCATTGTGAATGCAAATTCCAGAAGTCCATTTGTACTTAGAGTAAATACATGGTTAGGAGATGTTTTGTGGTTtggatttatatatttataaggttttttaaatgttcattttgtATGAACAAAAATGATGTTAAATTTGATATTAGAAATGTAACATTAAATAAATAGGTGAGTTGTCTGATGAGATTTCTAGAAAGCTCTGGACATGGGTACTATGTGTTGCTTATTTGTATAATGTCTGCAGTTTTAAACTGTATCCCTCTGTGCATTGtgatagccttttttttttagttgctaGTAAGTTGAGTTGGttgtaaaaagtttttaaatgtatgacAACAAAAAACTCATTATGCTGTTGAATGAAAAAAGGAGAATGCTTCAATATTTTCTTCACTGTGATGTTTTGTTTGTCCATTAAATTGTTATTACTTACAAACTAGAAGTTTGATTTCTCTGACTCATGGTTGAGATTTAGTGATCACTTTGGACCTGTGtttagcctatctaataaagaggcaatatgcaaattgaccatcactccaacacacaaggtggctgcccccatgtggtcaaagatggcctgcaggggagggcagttggggggacccaggcttgcaggggagggcagttggggagacccaggcctgcaggggagggcagtgggggcgaccaggcctgcaggggaggacagttgggggggggaccaggcctaaaagggagggcagttgagggtgatcaagtctgcaggagagggcagttgggggtgactgggccagcagaggagggcagttaggggtgaacaggccagcaggggagggcagttaggggcaattgggctggcaggggaacagttaagcatcgatcaggttggcaggggagtggttagggggtgatcaggctggtaggcaggtgagcaattgggagccagcagtcctggattgtgagagggatgtcccagattggagagggtgcaggctgggctgaaggacccccccccacaccccctacatgaatttcatgcaccgggcctctagtgttagatAACTGCAAACATGAACTTCCAGAACTGCTGATTCAGCTAATGCCTTTATCATATGCATGAAGATTTCAGAACCTCTGACAAAGCAGATCTAACCCATCCCACTTCTAAAAGGTcttgatacttaaaaaaaaaaaaaaagcgggggaGAAAAATTAGggaagatgaaacaaaaatact is drawn from Myotis daubentonii chromosome 3, mMyoDau2.1, whole genome shotgun sequence and contains these coding sequences:
- the RNF182 gene encoding E3 ubiquitin-protein ligase RNF182, coding for MANQPPEDAAESQVSDELECKICYNRYNLKQRKPKVLECCHRVCAKCLYKIIDFGDSPQGVIVCPFCRFETCLPDDEVSSLPDDNNILVNLTCGSKGKKCLPENATELLLTPKRLASLVSPSHTSSNCLVITIMEVQRESSPSLSSTPVVEFYRPASFDPVTTVSHNWTVWNCTSLLFQTSIRVLVWLLGLLYFSSLPLGIYLLVSKKVTLGVIFVSLVPSSLVILMVYGFCQCVCHEFLDCMAPS